Proteins encoded in a region of the Streptomyces sp. NBC_00310 genome:
- a CDS encoding YiaA/YiaB family inner membrane protein has protein sequence MSETSVKQQSTAAFYGQAVASFGVAMAATTVGIYNLDADTWVRAFLAIAVLYLVTSSFTLAKVIRDRQEAGRIVSRVDQARLEKLLAEHDPFEKL, from the coding sequence ATGAGTGAGACATCGGTCAAGCAGCAGAGTACGGCGGCCTTCTACGGCCAGGCCGTCGCGTCCTTCGGCGTCGCCATGGCGGCCACCACCGTCGGCATCTACAACCTCGACGCCGACACCTGGGTCCGCGCCTTCCTGGCCATCGCGGTCCTCTACCTCGTGACCTCGTCCTTCACCCTGGCCAAGGTGATCCGCGACCGGCAGGAGGCCGGCCGGATCGTCAGCCGGGTCGACCAGGCCAGACTGGAGAAGCTCCTCGCGGAGCACGACCCCTTCGAGAAGCTCTGA